A genomic segment from Paramixta manurensis encodes:
- a CDS encoding acyl-CoA thioesterase produces MTDDAPFSIEVELTVPFHDVDAMKVVWHGNYFRYFEIAREALLGKFNYSYREMEASGYVWPVVDTRVKYRHALTFGQSIRVQATIDEYENRLRINYAIFDVASGQRTTTGYTIQVAVEVASGELCFVSPPVLFERLGVTS; encoded by the coding sequence GTGACCGATGATGCCCCATTCTCTATTGAAGTAGAACTGACCGTGCCCTTTCACGATGTGGACGCGATGAAGGTTGTCTGGCACGGCAACTACTTTCGCTATTTTGAAATTGCCCGCGAGGCGTTGCTGGGCAAATTTAATTACAGCTACCGGGAAATGGAAGCGTCAGGCTATGTTTGGCCGGTGGTCGATACCCGGGTGAAATATCGCCATGCTTTAACCTTTGGTCAGTCGATTCGGGTGCAGGCCACCATTGATGAGTATGAAAACCGACTGCGCATTAATTACGCCATCTTTGATGTCGCTAGCGGGCAGCGCACGACCACCGGCTACACCATTCAGGTCGCGGTCGAGGTTGCCAGCGGCGAACTGTGTTTTGTCTCACCGCCCGTTCTGTTTGAACGTCTGGGAGTTACGTCATGA
- a CDS encoding beta-ketoacyl-[acyl-carrier-protein] synthase family protein, translating to MTFISATGMVNALGHSLDEIARNLQAGYAPGMRASDAWLVAGKRCWLGHVDGELPPIPAALAQHNSRNNRLLLAALAQIRPQVDAAIARVGNARVAVILGTSTSGVEEAERLMRGENHDFYYAQQELGDPSRFLAAFLNVTGPAYTLSTACSSSARAIISGQRLLEAGLVDVAIVGGADSLARMPINGFDSLASLSATRCAPFSQQRDGISIGEGAALMLLTREPQPVALLGIGESSDAWHMSAPHPEGEGALRAMRMALEHAGLSAWDIGYINMHGTATPLNDKIEAEAVHRLFGDRVPSSSTKHLTGHTLGAAGICEAALCWLILTRDLMLPVQDFTAVARDESLPACGLVTRPTKLARPAILSSSFAFGGNNACLILGRPDV from the coding sequence ATGACGTTTATCTCCGCGACCGGCATGGTGAATGCACTCGGTCACTCGCTGGATGAAATTGCGCGTAATTTGCAGGCCGGTTATGCGCCAGGCATGCGTGCATCCGACGCCTGGTTGGTGGCCGGTAAAAGATGTTGGTTAGGGCATGTTGATGGCGAATTACCGCCGATCCCGGCCGCGTTGGCGCAGCATAACAGCCGCAATAATCGATTATTACTGGCGGCATTAGCGCAAATTCGTCCTCAGGTTGATGCGGCGATTGCCCGCGTTGGCAACGCGCGAGTGGCGGTTATTCTTGGTACCAGCACCTCGGGCGTTGAAGAGGCCGAGCGGCTGATGCGCGGAGAGAATCATGACTTTTACTATGCACAACAGGAGTTGGGCGACCCGTCGCGTTTTCTTGCCGCTTTTCTAAACGTAACCGGACCGGCGTATACCTTGTCGACGGCCTGTTCCTCAAGCGCTCGCGCCATCATCAGCGGTCAACGTTTGCTGGAGGCAGGGCTGGTGGATGTGGCGATTGTCGGCGGCGCGGATAGCCTGGCGCGTATGCCGATTAATGGTTTTGACAGTTTGGCCTCGTTATCTGCGACGCGCTGCGCGCCCTTTAGTCAACAACGCGATGGCATCTCAATTGGCGAAGGCGCGGCGCTGATGCTGCTCACCCGTGAGCCGCAGCCGGTCGCGTTACTGGGTATCGGCGAATCGTCCGATGCCTGGCATATGTCGGCGCCGCACCCGGAAGGCGAGGGCGCACTACGGGCGATGCGTATGGCGCTGGAACACGCCGGGCTGAGTGCCTGGGATATTGGCTATATCAATATGCACGGTACCGCGACGCCGCTGAATGATAAAATTGAGGCCGAGGCCGTTCACCGTCTGTTTGGCGATCGCGTCCCGTCAAGTTCAACGAAACATTTAACCGGCCATACGCTCGGCGCCGCCGGGATATGTGAAGCAGCGCTGTGCTGGCTCATTTTAACCCGTGACCTGATGTTACCGGTGCAAGACTTTACCGCCGTCGCCCGTGATGAAAGCTTACCGGCCTGTGGTTTGGTGACCAGGCCGACCAAGCTCGCGCGCCCGGCGATCCTCTCCAGTTCATTTGCTTTTGGCGGCAATAATGCCTGCCTGATTTTGGGACGACCTGATGTCTGA
- a CDS encoding ApeP family dehydratase yields MSEFLPAEHYLPHAAPMVLVEKVMHIDADSAWCQVTVSAEGILAPFLNAQGELPAWFGVEIIAQTIGVWSGWHSLQHQQRPPRPGMLLGGRGYRCQHASFAAGSRLDVRITLLMRDDKIGSFDGEITIDGALVASGRLNTWQPDEDEFTQLVNRTE; encoded by the coding sequence ATGTCTGAGTTTCTGCCGGCAGAGCATTACTTGCCGCATGCCGCACCGATGGTGCTGGTGGAAAAGGTGATGCATATTGACGCCGATAGCGCCTGGTGTCAGGTTACGGTGAGCGCCGAGGGGATACTGGCGCCGTTTCTTAATGCGCAGGGCGAGTTACCCGCGTGGTTCGGGGTGGAAATTATCGCCCAAACTATCGGCGTCTGGTCAGGCTGGCACAGCCTTCAGCATCAACAGCGCCCGCCGCGACCGGGAATGTTACTTGGCGGACGCGGCTATCGCTGTCAGCACGCCAGTTTCGCGGCCGGTTCGCGGTTGGATGTGCGTATTACCTTGTTGATGCGCGATGATAAAATCGGCAGTTTCGACGGTGAAATCACTATTGATGGTGCCCTCGTCGCCAGCGGCAGGTTGAATACCTGGCAGCCGGATGAAGATGAATTTACACAACTCGTAAACAGGACGGAATAA
- a CDS encoding outer membrane lipoprotein carrier protein LolA codes for MRKRLLAALALVSLHAHAVTLDDLQQRFASQPVVRADFTQLREIKGMAQPLKSSGHLLVAQDKGLWWQQAQPFPLTLVLDDNRMVQVINGQPPQIITAASNPQMFQFNHLLRALFQADRQVLAANFAIDFVDQGQGRWRIQLTPKVSPLDKLFTRITLQGAAFLEQIDLSDKQGDGTHIVLSHQQLEPKTLTDDEKQRFVF; via the coding sequence ATGAGAAAACGGTTATTGGCCGCGCTGGCGTTAGTCAGCCTGCATGCGCACGCCGTCACGCTTGATGATTTGCAGCAGCGTTTCGCCAGCCAGCCGGTAGTGCGCGCGGATTTCACTCAGCTACGTGAAATCAAAGGAATGGCGCAGCCGCTTAAATCCAGCGGTCACCTACTGGTTGCACAGGATAAAGGCTTATGGTGGCAGCAGGCACAGCCGTTTCCCTTGACGCTGGTATTAGACGATAACCGCATGGTGCAGGTCATCAACGGTCAGCCGCCGCAAATTATTACCGCCGCCAGTAATCCGCAGATGTTCCAGTTTAACCACCTGCTGCGCGCGCTGTTTCAGGCTGACCGACAGGTGTTGGCGGCCAATTTCGCGATTGATTTCGTCGATCAGGGGCAGGGGCGTTGGCGTATTCAGCTTACGCCGAAGGTCTCTCCGCTGGATAAGCTGTTTACGCGCATTACGTTGCAAGGCGCGGCTTTCCTTGAGCAGATTGATCTAAGCGATAAGCAGGGCGATGGTACACATATCGTGCTTAGCCATCAGCAGCTTGAGCCAAAAACGTTAACCGATGATGAGAAGCAGCGTTTTGTTTTCTAA
- a CDS encoding DUF3261 domain-containing protein, with protein sequence MRTGLMLVFCTLLLGGCARHPELAGPQAWLEPGVKVTLPPPGIIPAINQQQLLTGTFKGKQQSLLVLLSADQQQLSLAGLSSLGIRLFRVTYDEHGIQTEQSLALPDMPPASQVLADIMLSYWSISAWEPRLPAGWTLTDAGNTRQLRDSHGRLVSEIQYQQRQGRREPVSIHQLAFGYQIIIQHLDS encoded by the coding sequence ATGAGAACCGGTTTAATGCTGGTGTTCTGCACATTATTACTTGGCGGCTGCGCCCGGCATCCCGAACTTGCTGGCCCCCAAGCCTGGCTTGAGCCCGGCGTAAAAGTCACCTTGCCGCCGCCGGGAATTATCCCGGCGATTAATCAGCAACAGTTATTGACCGGGACATTTAAAGGTAAGCAGCAATCGCTGCTGGTGCTACTGAGCGCCGACCAGCAACAACTCTCGCTCGCCGGGCTCTCTTCGCTGGGTATCCGCCTGTTTCGGGTAACTTATGATGAGCACGGAATACAGACTGAACAGTCATTGGCGTTGCCGGATATGCCGCCAGCCAGCCAGGTGCTGGCGGATATTATGCTTAGCTATTGGTCAATTAGCGCCTGGGAACCGCGTTTGCCGGCGGGCTGGACACTGACCGATGCGGGGAATACACGCCAACTTCGCGATAGCCATGGCAGGCTGGTGAGCGAAATTCAGTATCAACAACGGCAAGGGCGGCGCGAGCCGGTGAGTATTCACCAGTTGGCGTTTGGCTATCAGATTATCATTCAACATCTGGATTCATGA
- a CDS encoding MMPL family transporter — translation MMRSSVLFSNRYRLAAVSWGAVCLMLAITLAWLWPRATVNSSVLALLPHQVLGQAPEALQQGFLQRLDGQMVWLISPGDAASPAAAAWWLARLQAMPALKQVQGPISAQQQQAWGTFAWQHRNNLIDPATRARLAQGGAAQADWVLAQLYSAFAGVSSQEITHDPLMLVRGAQLALQKNASQLTLRDGWLMSTDSAGRPWYFIHGELANNAFNMQQSHQLVQQLTALETQLQQRYPTARVVTRGTVLFSDYASQQARHDVSTLGVATVAGVLLLVFAVFRSLRPLALCALSVGVGALAGTTITLLCFGELHLMTLVMSLSIVGISADYTLYYLTERLIHGGQVSARQSLHKVLPALLLALSTTVLAYLIMLWAPFPALRQLAVFASSGLIAACLTVVCWYPGLVRGLPVRPVPATFLLARWLAAWRRNRTVKFGLPGLVLVLTVIGLATLKVNDDVAQLQALPQPLLHQDRLVTALTGQRADQTWFMVYGASAQQTLQRLEALAPHLQQARQEKWLSDYRLLPLASLQRQQQDAALLQQAAPAVMARLRAAGVQVSEPELTPEPVTVPAWLASPQSEGWRLLWLSLADGRSGVLVPVSGVNNSAALARLADSLPGVSWIDRKSTFDQLFGTYRLLLSGLLAAAVAVIALSYVLRLGFRAGLISIIPSLLSLGAGLAALSFGGHSLNLFSMLALILVLGIGINYTLFFSNPRATPVTSLLAILLAMTTTLLTLGMLVFSSTQAISSFGIVLCSGIFTAFLLAPLALPSSKRTPS, via the coding sequence ATGATGAGAAGCAGCGTTTTGTTTTCTAATCGTTACCGGTTAGCGGCGGTTAGCTGGGGCGCTGTCTGTCTAATGCTGGCGATCACGCTGGCGTGGCTATGGCCGCGCGCGACGGTGAATAGCAGTGTATTAGCGTTACTGCCTCATCAGGTGCTGGGGCAAGCGCCTGAAGCGTTACAACAGGGCTTCTTGCAACGGTTAGATGGCCAAATGGTTTGGCTAATTAGCCCGGGCGATGCCGCATCTCCCGCCGCTGCCGCATGGTGGCTTGCACGGCTACAAGCCATGCCAGCGCTAAAACAGGTGCAGGGGCCGATTAGCGCGCAGCAGCAACAGGCATGGGGCACCTTTGCCTGGCAACATCGTAATAATTTGATCGACCCGGCGACGCGTGCGCGCTTAGCGCAAGGCGGAGCCGCGCAGGCGGATTGGGTGCTGGCGCAGCTCTATTCGGCGTTTGCCGGGGTTAGCAGTCAGGAAATTACTCACGATCCCCTGATGTTGGTGCGTGGGGCGCAATTGGCGCTACAAAAAAACGCCAGTCAGCTTACCTTGCGCGATGGTTGGCTCATGAGTACCGATAGTGCAGGGCGGCCGTGGTATTTTATCCACGGCGAGCTGGCTAACAATGCGTTTAATATGCAGCAAAGCCATCAGTTAGTGCAGCAACTGACCGCGCTGGAAACCCAATTGCAGCAACGCTATCCCACGGCACGCGTCGTCACGCGCGGCACCGTGCTATTCAGTGATTATGCCAGTCAGCAAGCGCGGCATGATGTCTCGACGCTGGGCGTGGCAACCGTGGCTGGGGTGCTATTGCTGGTGTTCGCGGTGTTCCGTTCTCTACGGCCGCTGGCGCTATGCGCGTTGTCGGTGGGCGTTGGGGCATTGGCGGGTACCACCATTACGCTGCTGTGTTTTGGCGAGTTGCACTTAATGACGCTGGTGATGAGCCTGAGTATTGTCGGGATTTCCGCTGATTATACGCTCTACTATCTGACCGAACGTTTGATACACGGCGGCCAGGTTAGCGCGCGTCAAAGTTTGCACAAGGTGTTACCGGCGCTGTTGCTGGCGTTGTCGACGACCGTGCTGGCTTACTTAATTATGCTATGGGCGCCTTTTCCCGCGCTGCGGCAACTGGCGGTTTTCGCCAGCAGCGGGTTAATCGCCGCGTGTTTAACCGTGGTTTGTTGGTATCCGGGGCTGGTGCGTGGTTTACCGGTGCGCCCGGTTCCGGCCACCTTTCTGTTGGCGCGTTGGTTGGCGGCATGGCGCCGTAATCGCACAGTAAAGTTCGGTTTGCCAGGCTTGGTATTGGTGTTGACAGTTATTGGCCTGGCTACGCTAAAAGTGAATGATGATGTCGCGCAATTGCAGGCTCTGCCGCAACCTTTGCTGCATCAAGATCGGTTGGTGACGGCCTTAACCGGGCAGCGCGCCGACCAAACGTGGTTTATGGTTTACGGCGCAAGCGCACAGCAAACGTTGCAGAGACTGGAAGCGCTAGCGCCCCATCTCCAACAGGCGCGGCAAGAGAAATGGCTGAGTGATTATCGCCTGCTGCCATTGGCTTCGCTGCAGCGTCAGCAGCAGGATGCCGCGTTATTGCAGCAGGCGGCACCGGCGGTGATGGCGCGGCTCCGCGCCGCAGGCGTTCAGGTGAGCGAGCCGGAGCTCACGCCAGAGCCGGTTACGGTTCCGGCGTGGCTGGCGAGCCCGCAGAGTGAAGGTTGGCGGCTATTGTGGCTTAGCCTGGCAGACGGACGAAGCGGTGTGCTGGTGCCGGTGAGCGGCGTTAATAACAGTGCGGCGCTGGCCCGGTTGGCGGACAGCTTGCCCGGCGTGAGTTGGATTGACAGAAAAAGCACCTTTGACCAGCTCTTCGGCACATATCGCCTGTTGCTCAGCGGCCTGCTGGCGGCGGCGGTAGCGGTAATTGCGTTGAGCTATGTGCTCCGGTTGGGTTTCAGAGCGGGGTTAATCAGCATTATCCCGTCACTATTATCGCTCGGCGCCGGGCTGGCGGCGCTATCATTTGGCGGGCATTCGCTCAATCTCTTTTCAATGCTGGCATTAATTTTAGTTCTCGGCATTGGCATTAATTACACGCTATTTTTCAGTAATCCGCGCGCGACGCCAGTCACCTCGCTGCTGGCGATTTTGCTGGCGATGACCACCACCTTGTTGACGTTGGGGATGCTGGTATTTAGCAGTACGCAGGCCATCAGCAGTTTTGGCATTGTATTGTGCAGCGGTATTTTTACCGCCTTTTTACTGGCGCCGCTGGCGCTGCCATCATCAAAAAGGACCCCTTCATGA
- a CDS encoding acyl carrier protein, which yields MNKQEIYQEVSALLVKLFEVDAADIHPDARLYEDLELDSIDAVDMVVHLQKRIGRKITPETFKTVRTVQDVVDAVDQLTRQG from the coding sequence ATGAATAAGCAAGAAATCTATCAGGAAGTGTCCGCGTTGTTAGTCAAGCTGTTTGAGGTTGATGCGGCGGATATTCACCCCGACGCACGGTTATACGAAGATTTGGAGCTCGACAGTATTGATGCTGTCGATATGGTGGTTCATCTGCAAAAACGAATTGGCCGTAAAATCACGCCGGAAACCTTCAAAACAGTCAGAACCGTGCAAGATGTGGTTGATGCGGTTGACCAGTTAACCCGGCAAGGTTAA
- a CDS encoding AMP-binding protein, whose translation MTALPLHRWLDEAQEDREVAWRGDERLTLAQLRRQVIALCVRLQADSGVRWALCFDDSFWFTVALLAVLHAGKTPVILGHSRPSLLAEQATQFDGVLTDTALESATHASLRLPVAEQKETYTLPPLPQNAEVVLFTSGSTGLPREVRKPVACLDREAGWLAQRWGESLRGCSVVASVSHQHLYGFAFRIILPMALGLPFDCRQSLYSEQLSAQSRLRRYLFISSPAFLRRLDLSLPAPRFARVFSAGSALHWTTAEAVWRWFNQPVSEIYGSTETGVLAWRMCDEEYTAWVPFAEVSFQQDVSSRWVAHSPIIPQKAGWQLDDKLVFLPGGGFQLAGRHDRIVKVEDKRVSLSEIERRLVALPEISDAAALALVRHGRTAIGVVLVLQDGVGAETLPRLKRQWRSELQRWLEPVALPRYWRVVASIPQNSQSKRAWPQIEELFHAAG comes from the coding sequence ATGACGGCGTTACCCCTTCACCGTTGGCTGGATGAGGCGCAGGAGGACCGCGAGGTTGCCTGGCGTGGCGATGAAAGACTGACGTTGGCGCAATTACGGCGTCAGGTAATCGCGCTGTGTGTGCGTTTGCAAGCGGATTCCGGTGTACGCTGGGCGCTCTGCTTTGACGATAGTTTCTGGTTTACGGTGGCGTTATTAGCGGTGCTGCACGCCGGAAAAACGCCGGTTATCCTTGGCCATAGCCGACCCTCTTTATTAGCCGAACAGGCCACGCAATTTGATGGCGTGTTGACCGATACGGCACTGGAGTCAGCTACGCACGCTTCTCTGCGTCTACCGGTTGCTGAACAAAAGGAAACCTATACGTTGCCGCCGCTGCCGCAGAATGCCGAAGTGGTGCTGTTCACCTCCGGCTCTACCGGTTTACCGCGTGAAGTACGTAAACCGGTCGCTTGCCTGGATCGGGAAGCCGGTTGGCTGGCGCAGCGCTGGGGAGAGAGCCTGCGAGGCTGTAGCGTGGTAGCGTCGGTCAGCCATCAACATCTGTATGGCTTCGCTTTTCGTATTATTCTGCCGATGGCGCTTGGGTTACCTTTCGATTGCCGACAAAGCCTCTACAGTGAACAGTTAAGCGCACAATCCAGGCTGCGGCGTTATCTGTTTATCAGCAGCCCGGCATTTTTGCGCCGGCTTGACCTTAGTTTACCTGCGCCGAGATTCGCACGGGTTTTTTCTGCCGGTAGCGCGCTTCACTGGACGACGGCGGAAGCGGTATGGCGCTGGTTTAACCAGCCGGTCAGCGAAATTTATGGCAGTACCGAAACCGGTGTGTTGGCCTGGCGAATGTGTGATGAAGAGTATACCGCCTGGGTACCGTTTGCCGAGGTGTCATTCCAGCAAGACGTTTCATCGCGCTGGGTGGCGCATTCACCGATTATTCCGCAGAAAGCCGGGTGGCAACTGGATGATAAGCTTGTCTTTCTACCGGGCGGTGGTTTTCAACTGGCTGGCCGTCATGACCGGATTGTTAAAGTTGAAGATAAGCGTGTTTCGCTCAGTGAAATTGAGCGTCGACTGGTGGCGCTCCCTGAAATTAGCGATGCCGCCGCGCTGGCGCTGGTTCGCCACGGGCGTACCGCAATTGGTGTCGTGCTGGTGCTGCAAGATGGGGTCGGCGCGGAGACGCTGCCGCGATTAAAACGTCAGTGGCGGAGTGAATTGCAGCGCTGGCTTGAACCGGTTGCGCTGCCACGTTACTGGCGTGTGGTGGCGTCGATCCCGCAGAACAGTCAGAGCAAGCGTGCCTGGCCGCAAATAGAGGAGTTATTTCATGCTGCCGGTTGA
- a CDS encoding 3-hydroxyacyl-ACP dehydratase FabZ family protein produces MLPVELSHHHQGQQAEWVLQVNADLFWFQGHFPGQPLLPGVAQLDWVLHYAALLAPGKRFSSIENIKFQRPVLPGSRLKLALEWQAEKSLLRFCYSLLDTVEPVAASSGKIRLC; encoded by the coding sequence ATGCTGCCGGTTGAATTATCACACCATCATCAAGGCCAGCAGGCCGAGTGGGTGCTACAGGTCAATGCTGATTTGTTTTGGTTTCAGGGGCACTTCCCCGGTCAACCGCTACTCCCAGGTGTGGCCCAGCTTGATTGGGTGTTGCACTACGCTGCACTGTTAGCGCCGGGAAAACGTTTTTCCTCAATTGAAAATATTAAGTTTCAGCGGCCGGTATTACCGGGTTCACGGCTAAAACTGGCGCTTGAGTGGCAGGCGGAAAAAAGCCTGTTGCGCTTTTGCTATAGCTTGCTTGACACCGTCGAGCCGGTAGCCGCCAGTAGTGGGAAAATTCGGCTGTGTTAA
- a CDS encoding phosphopantetheine-binding protein, protein MDALILDIKQMIIDTLNLEEISVDEIDADAALFGDGLGLDSIDALELGLAVKNRYGVLLSAESETMRQHFFSVASLASFINAQRAARSA, encoded by the coding sequence ATGGATGCGTTAATTCTCGACATAAAACAGATGATCATTGATACGCTAAATCTTGAAGAGATTAGTGTTGATGAGATCGATGCCGATGCGGCACTGTTTGGCGACGGTCTGGGCCTTGACTCGATCGATGCGTTGGAACTGGGATTGGCGGTGAAAAATCGTTATGGCGTGCTGCTTTCCGCCGAAAGCGAAACCATGCGCCAACATTTTTTCTCGGTTGCCTCTCTGGCATCGTTCATTAATGCTCAGCGCGCTGCGCGAAGTGCCTGA
- a CDS encoding 3-ketoacyl-ACP reductase FabG2, whose protein sequence is MMRSVLVTGASKGIGRAIALRLAADGFTLIVHYHRDEAGAEETVQQIVANGGNARRVNFDVACRDACRAALEQDMADHGAYYGVVSNAGITRDGAFPALSDEDWDGVIHTNLDSFYNVLHPCIMPMIGLRSGGRIITLSSVSGLMGNRGQVNYSAAKAGIIGATKALAIELARRKITVNCIAPGLIDTGMIQMEPVAVEEAMKLIPMKRMGAADEVAGLASYLMSDIAGYVTRQVISINGGML, encoded by the coding sequence ATAATGCGCTCAGTATTAGTCACCGGCGCCAGTAAAGGAATTGGCCGGGCCATTGCGCTACGGCTGGCGGCGGATGGTTTCACCCTCATCGTACATTATCATCGTGATGAAGCGGGGGCCGAGGAGACGGTACAACAGATTGTTGCAAACGGAGGTAACGCCCGCCGCGTGAATTTTGATGTTGCCTGCCGTGATGCATGTCGCGCCGCGCTGGAGCAGGATATGGCCGATCATGGCGCCTACTATGGCGTGGTTAGCAATGCCGGTATCACGCGTGATGGCGCCTTCCCGGCCCTTAGCGACGAAGATTGGGACGGTGTAATTCATACCAATCTCGACAGTTTTTATAACGTGCTTCATCCCTGCATTATGCCAATGATTGGCCTGCGTAGCGGTGGGCGTATTATTACGCTCTCCTCGGTATCAGGCCTGATGGGAAACCGTGGGCAGGTGAACTACAGCGCGGCGAAAGCCGGGATCATCGGTGCGACGAAAGCGTTAGCTATTGAACTGGCGCGGCGCAAAATCACCGTAAACTGCATTGCGCCCGGCTTGATTGATACCGGGATGATCCAAATGGAACCGGTGGCGGTTGAAGAAGCAATGAAACTGATCCCGATGAAACGGATGGGTGCGGCGGATGAAGTGGCCGGGCTTGCCAGTTATTTGATGTCGGACATTGCCGGTTACGTTACCCGGCAGGTCATTTCAATTAACGGAGGCATGTTGTGA
- a CDS encoding glycosyltransferase family 2 protein, with translation MLNVGFHPCVVIPCYNHGAMLPAVLARLAALQLPVIVVDDGSDAVTQAHLAALPTDHLTLLRLAQNQGKGAAVIHGLQAAAQRGFTHALQVDADGQHQIEDCPRLLAEARRYPNSLVSGRPIYDHTVPRVRLYGRYITHLWVWIETLSFSLQDSMCGFRVYPLAATLALLARHPVGRRMDFDTEIMVRLYWQGVESRFIPTRVIYPAGGVSHFDALRDNLRISWMHTRLFFGMLSRIPSLLRRRRHQHWSLMPERKGQAGLRFMLAVYQHCGKRPFTLLLWPVTAVYWLSGRQQRNASRHWLQQIRVWAAQQQVSLPTRLSSYRHFLRFGESMLEKVASWRGDLRWGKEIDFAPGAEAAINAAKPGGRLILASHLGDIEACRALAQQVSGLVINALVFTDNAQRFRSTLEEIAPQAGVNLIPVSDIGPETAILLQEKIEAGEWVAIVGDRTAINRQRGGVRRVVWSDFLGRPAPFPQGPFVLAAALRCPVLLMFALRHQGKLQLYCESFADPLLLPRANRPQALQHAVDRYAERLAHHALIAPLDWFNFYDFWALPDARPDPEESA, from the coding sequence GTGTTAAACGTCGGCTTTCATCCCTGCGTGGTGATCCCCTGTTATAACCACGGTGCGATGCTGCCCGCGGTATTGGCACGGCTGGCGGCGCTGCAATTACCGGTGATTGTGGTAGATGATGGCAGCGACGCCGTGACGCAGGCACACTTGGCGGCGTTGCCAACCGACCACCTGACATTGCTGCGCCTGGCACAAAATCAAGGTAAGGGCGCGGCAGTGATCCACGGTCTACAGGCTGCGGCGCAACGGGGCTTTACGCATGCATTGCAGGTGGATGCCGATGGGCAACATCAGATTGAAGATTGCCCGCGCCTGTTAGCGGAAGCGCGGCGCTATCCGAATAGCCTGGTATCCGGCCGCCCAATTTATGACCACACCGTGCCGCGCGTGCGTCTGTACGGGCGCTACATTACGCACCTGTGGGTATGGATAGAAACACTCTCTTTCTCGTTGCAAGACAGCATGTGCGGGTTCCGTGTCTACCCGCTGGCCGCGACGCTGGCGCTGCTAGCGCGTCATCCGGTAGGGCGGCGGATGGATTTTGATACCGAGATTATGGTGCGGCTGTATTGGCAGGGCGTGGAGAGCCGCTTTATCCCAACGCGGGTTATCTATCCGGCTGGCGGTGTCTCACATTTTGATGCCCTGCGCGATAATCTGCGTATCTCGTGGATGCATACGCGGTTGTTCTTCGGCATGTTGTCGCGTATTCCCTCGTTGCTGCGGCGGCGTCGGCATCAACACTGGTCATTAATGCCGGAGCGTAAAGGGCAGGCTGGCCTGCGTTTTATGCTGGCAGTGTACCAACACTGCGGGAAACGGCCCTTTACGCTGCTCTTATGGCCGGTTACCGCCGTCTACTGGCTAAGCGGACGCCAGCAGCGTAATGCCTCCCGTCACTGGTTACAGCAGATCCGCGTCTGGGCGGCGCAGCAACAGGTTTCCCTGCCAACTCGGTTGTCTAGCTATCGGCATTTTTTACGTTTTGGCGAGTCGATGCTGGAAAAAGTCGCAAGTTGGCGCGGTGATTTGCGTTGGGGCAAGGAGATTGATTTTGCCCCCGGCGCGGAGGCGGCGATTAATGCCGCTAAGCCGGGCGGACGGCTGATTCTCGCCTCGCATTTAGGCGATATTGAAGCCTGTCGCGCACTGGCGCAGCAAGTGAGCGGTCTGGTGATCAATGCGTTGGTGTTTACCGATAATGCTCAACGTTTCCGCTCAACATTGGAGGAAATCGCGCCGCAGGCCGGGGTAAATTTAATCCCGGTTAGCGATATTGGGCCGGAAACCGCCATCTTGCTACAAGAGAAAATCGAGGCGGGCGAGTGGGTAGCGATTGTCGGCGATCGTACGGCAATTAATCGCCAGCGTGGCGGCGTTCGACGCGTGGTGTGGAGTGATTTCCTTGGGCGTCCGGCTCCGTTTCCGCAGGGACCATTTGTGCTGGCTGCTGCACTGCGCTGCCCGGTTTTACTGATGTTTGCCTTACGTCATCAGGGGAAATTACAGCTCTATTGTGAGTCTTTCGCCGATCCCTTACTGCTCCCACGCGCCAATCGCCCGCAGGCATTGCAGCACGCGGTAGATCGCTATGCCGAACGTTTGGCGCACCATGCGCTGATTGCGCCGCTGGATTGGTTTAACTTTTATGATTTTTGGGCGCTGCCGGATGCCAGGCCCGACCCCGAGGAGTCAGCGTGA